One region of Populus trichocarpa isolate Nisqually-1 chromosome 4, P.trichocarpa_v4.1, whole genome shotgun sequence genomic DNA includes:
- the LOC7461226 gene encoding putative pectinesterase 11 — translation MGSATMKVYAAYIAVILAHFALLSLMSAATTGSIDMSTAILIRVEQSGKGDFKKIQDAIDSVPSNNSELVFIWVKPGTYREKIVVPADKPFITLSGTQPSDTIITWNDGGNIMESPTLTVLASDFVGRYLTIQNTFGSAGKAVALRVSGDRAAFYGCRILSYQDTLLDDTGSHYYSNCYIEGATDFICGNAASLFERCHLHSISTNNGSITAQHRNLASENTGLVFLGCKITGAGTTFLGRPWGAYSRVLYAFTYMSGVIAPAGWDDWADPSKHSTVFYAEYKCYGPGADRSKRVGWSQSLSNDDAAPLLTKDMIGGSSWLRPAPTSFKRGSTIIKPGSKL, via the exons ATGGGTTCTGCTACAATGAAGGTTTATGCAGCTTATATTGCTGTGATTTTAGCTCATTTTGCTTTACTTTCCCTCATGTCTGCCGCTACCACTGGATCAATAGACATGTCAACTGCTATTCTGATAAGGGTTGAACAGTCTGGTAAAGGAGATTTTAAGAAGATACAAGATGCCATTGACTCTGTTCCATCTAATAACTCTGAATTGGTTTTCATTTGGGTTAAGCCAGGAACTTACAG AGAAAAGATTGTTGTTCCTGCCGATAAGCCCTTCATAACATTGAGTGGCACACAGCCTTCAGACACTATAATAACATGGAATGATGGTGGGAACATAATGGAGTCTCCTACACTAACTGTACTGGCTTCTGATTTTGTTGGTCGATATCTCACTATTCAG AATACATTTGGAAGCGCAGGCAAAGCTGTTGCACTAAGGGTGTCAGGAGATAGAGCTGCATTCTATGGTTGCAGGATTCTTTCTTATCAGGATACTCTCCTCGACGACACTGGATCACATTATTATAGCAATTGCTACATTGAAGGAGCCACAGATTTCATATGCGGAAATGCTGCTTCGCTCTTTGAA AGGTGTCATTTACATTCAATTTCCACAAATAATGGATCTATTACCGCTCAACATAGGAACTTGGCATCTGAGAATACTGGCCTTGTCTTCTTGGGTTGCAAAATCACCGGTGCCGGAACTACATTTCTAGGACGGCCATGGGGTGCTTATTCTAGGGTGCTGTATGCCTTCACTTACATGTCAGGTGTGATAGCTCCTGCAGGGTGGGATGATTGGGCTGACCCAAGCAAGCATAG TACGGTGTTCTACGCCGAATACAAGTGTTATGGTCCTGGAGCTGATAGATCTAAGAGGGTTGGATGGTCACAGAGCCTGTCCAATGACGATGCTGCACCCTTGTTAACCAAAGACATGATCGGAGGGAGTAGTTGGCTCAGACCTGCACCAACCTCCTTCAAACGAGGCTCTACCATTATTAAGCCTGGCAGCAAATTGTGA
- the LOC7469998 gene encoding laccase-11: MAAALSKSFCLGYYFLLLCLIGFISHPAKAAVKKYLFDIQVKNVSRLCHAKPIVTVNGRFPGPTVYVREGDRVQVNVTNHAKYNMSIHWHGLKQFRNGWADGPAYITQCPIKTGHSYTYDFNVTGQRGTLWWHAHIFWLRATVYGAIVIMPKPGTPFPFPQPHREETIILGEWWNNDVEEIEKQGSKLGLPPNASDAHTINGKPGTLFPCSEKHTFAMEVEQGKTYLLRIINAALNDELFFAIAGHNMTVVEVDAVYTKHFTTQAVLIAPGQTTNVLVQATQSPNRYFMAARPFMDAPLTVDNKTATAILQYKGIPNTVIPILPKLPAPNDTAFALSYNAKLRSLNSPQFPANVPLKVDRHLFYTIGLGINPCPSCLNGTRLTASLNNITFVMPQIGLLQAHYFNTKGIFRLDFPDNPPSPFNYTGVPLTANLGTTLGTRLSKIVYNSTVQLVLQDTNLLTVESHPFHLHGYNFFVVGTGIGNFDPKKDPAKFNLVDPPERNTVGVPTGGWTAIRFKADNPGVWFMHCHLELHTSWGLKTAFVVEDGVGPDQSILPPPKDLPPC, translated from the exons ATGGCAGCAGCGTTGTCTAAAAGTTTTTGTTTGGGTTATTATTTTCTCTTACTCTGCTTAATTGGATTCATTTCTCATCCGGCCAAAGCTGCTGTTAAGAAATACCTGTTTGat ATTCAAGTGAAAAATGTTAGCAGGCTGTGTCATGCCAAGCCGATTGTCACAGTAAACGGAAGGTTTCCAGGGCCAACTGTATATGTTAGAGAAGGAGACAGAGTTCAAGTGAATGTCACTAACCACGCGAAATACAACATGTCTATTCATTG GCATGGGCTTAAGCAATTTCGTAATGGCTGGGCAGATGGACCTGCTTATATAACACAATGTCCAATCAAGACAGGACATAGTTACACCTATGATTTTAATGTAACAGGGCAAAGAGGAACATTGTGGTGGCATGCACATATCTTTTGGCTAAGGGCTACTGTCTATGGTGCCATTGTTATCATGCCAAAACCAGGAACCCCATTTCCTTTCCCTCAGCCTCATAGGGAAGAAACCATAATTTTAG GCGAATGGTGGAACAATGATGTTGAAGAGATTGAAAAACAAGGGAGCAAGCTGGGATTGCCACCAAATGCATCTGACGCGCATACCATTAATGGGAAGCCAGGGACGCTCTTCCCATGCTCTGAGAAAC ATACATTTGCCATGGAGGTTGAACAGGGAAAGACATACCTCTTGAGAATCATCAATGCTGCACTCAACGATGAGCTTTTCTTTGCAATCGCTGGTCACAACATGACTGTGGTAGAAGTTGATGCAGTTTACACCAAACATTTTACCACTCAAGCAGTACTGATTGCACCAGGACAAACCACAAATGTTCTTGTTCAAGCAACGCAATCACCGAACAGATATTTCATGGCTGCTAGGCCTTTCATGGACGCTCCACTTACTGTAGACAACAAAACTGCCACTGCTATACTGCAGTATAAAGGCATCCCAAACACTGTAATCCCTATCCTTCCCAAGCTACCGGCACCAAATGACACTGCTTTCGCACTTAGCTACAATGCCAAGCTTAGAAGCCTAAACTCTCCACAATTCCCAGCAAATGTGCCTCTTAAAGTTGACAGGCATCTTTTTTACACAATTGGTTTAGGAATAAATCCATGCCCATCCTGCTTAAATGGAACACGACTCACTGCTTCCTTAAACAACATCACTTTTGTAATGCCCCAAATTGGCCTCCTTCAAGCTCACTACTTTAACACCAAGGGAATATTTAGGTTAGATTTCCCAGATAACCCTCCATCACCATTCAATTACACTGGTGTACCACTCACTGCAAACCTCGGCACTACACTAGGCACAAGGCTTAGTAAAATTGTCTATAATTCAACTGTGCAATTGGTACTACAAGACACCAATCTTCTCACTGTCGAATCACACCCTTTCCACCTTCATGGTTACAACTTCTTCGTTGTTGGAACTGGAATTGGAAACTTTGACCCTAAAAAGGACCCAGCAAAATTTAACTTGGTTGATCCTCCCGAGAGAAACACAGTTGGGGTGCCTACTGGTGGATGGACTGCTataaggttcaaggcagataATCCAG GGGTATGGTTCATGCACTGTCATTTGGAGCTACACACAAGCTGGGGATTGAAAACAGCATTTGTCGTCGAGGATGGAGTAGGTCCAGATCAGTCAATCTTGCCTCCACCTAAGGATCTTCCTCCTTGCTAG